In the Sander vitreus isolate 19-12246 unplaced genomic scaffold, sanVit1 ctg469_0, whole genome shotgun sequence genome, one interval contains:
- the eif5b gene encoding eukaryotic translation initiation factor 5B, with protein MGKKQKKSGDDSTKDDGVDIDALAAEIEGAGASKEPKGKKKKKVVKKDEFDEDDILKELEELSLETQGVKAKAAAPPVAPPSNSDEDSVSRSRVKAKDGKKGGKQASGSDGEEDRDEDEGLKKKGGAGGGGGKEEEEEGSEVEEREAAFGRDRKKKIKGKAVKMESEDEEEQDGEDGASGFKMKTAAQKKAEKKERDRKKKEEERMKQRKLKEKEKEGSVEPEKKTAEVPPPQEDPPIAAAEEQEGAEPEEEMDGDKKKKDKKKKKGEKEKEEKKKGPSKATVKAMQEALAKMKEEEEQAKREEEERLKRLEEMEKQREEQERLELERKEKKKQKEKERKERLKKEGKLLTKAQKEARARAEATLKLLQAQGVEVPSRDSMPKKKPVYGDKRKKKQPNAPTPEETSEVMSPTPETPEPVAMETEAVTPAVAPEVKPEAAVDDWEAIATDEEKEMKKVHIEVKEEMAAAPRPAGSEEDEEEEEDDDDDEEEDDDDGGDEEESEEEAEKQAPPATALGTQGAKRRAAKESEEESSESDDDDGRTKDERRYDRAKRRIEKRKAENMRNIDLDRLRAPVVCVLGHVDTGKTKILDKLRHTHVQDGEAGGITQQIGATNVPKETIEEQTKMVKNFDKDNLRIPGMLIIDTPGHESFSNLRNRGSSLCDIAILVVDIMHGLEPQTLESINLLKEKKCPFIVALNKVDRLYDWKKSPETDIVTTLKKQKKNTKDEFDERAKAVIVEFAQQGLNAALFHENKDPRTFVSLVPTSAHSGDGMGNLIALLVELTQTMLARRLAHCDELRAQVMEVKALPGMGTTIDVILINGCLREGETIIVPGVEGPIVTQIRGLLLPPPLKELRVKTQYEKHKEVSTSQGVKILGKDLEKTLAGLPLLVAHREDEIPVLRDELERELKQTLSCIKLEEKGVYVQASTLGSLEALLEFLRTSKVPYAGINIGPVHKKDVMKASTMLEHDVQYAVILAFDVKVERESQEMADSLGVRIFSAEIIYHLFDSFTKYREDYKKAKQDEYKNIAVFPVKLRILPQFIFNSRDPIVMGVTVEAGVLRQGTPLCVPTKGFVDIGIVTSIEMNHKSVDSAKKGQEICIKIEPIPGESPKMYGRHFEATDLMVSKITRASIDALKNWFRDDMQKTDWQLIMELKKTFEII; from the exons atGGGGAAAAAGCAGAAGAAATCCGGGGACGACAG CACCAAAGACGATGGCGTGGACATCGACGCGCTCGCCGCCGAGATCGAAGGAGCCGGAGCCTCCAAAGAGCCcaaagggaagaagaagaagaaggtggTCAAGAAGGACGAGTTTGa cgagGACGACATCCTGAAGGAGCTGGAGGAGTTATCTCTGGAGACTCAGGGAGTGAAAGCAAAG GCTGCAGCGCCTCCCGTTGCGCCTCCTTCCAACTCGGACGAGGACAGCGTCTCGCGCTCTCGCGTCAAGGCCAAAGACGGAAAAAAGGGAGGCAAACAAGCATCGGGGTCGGATGGCGAGGAAGACAGAGACGAAGATGAGGGCCTGAAGAAgaaaggaggagcaggaggaggaggagggaaggaggaggaggaggaggggtcagAGGTGGAAGAGAGGGAGGCGGCGTTTGGCCGAGACAGGAAGAAGAAGATCAAAGGCAAAGCGGTGAAGATGGAGAgcgaggatgaggaggagcagGATGGCGAGGATGGCGCCAGCGGCTTCAAGATGAAGACGGCGGCGCAGAAAAAGGCggagaagaaggagagggaccgcaagaagaaggaggaggagaggatgaagCAGAGGAAGctgaaggagaaagagaaggagggcAGCGTGGAGCCGGAGAAGAAAACGGCCGAGGTCCCGCCTCCTCAGGAAGATCCACCAATAGCAGCGGCCGAGGAACAGGAAGGGGCGGAGCCAGAAG AGGAGATGGACGGcgacaaaaagaagaaggacaagaagaagaagaagggcgagaaggagaaggaggagaagaagaaggggcCGAGCAAGGCCACGGTGAAGGCCATGCAGGAGGCTCTGGCCAAGATGAAGGAG gagGAAGAGCAGGccaagagggaggaagaggagcgcctGAAGAGACTGGAGGAGatggagaagcagagagaggagcag GAGCGTCTGGAGCTGGAGcgaaaggagaagaagaagcagaaggagaaggagaggaaggagcgCCTGAAGAAGGAGGGCAAGCTGCTGACCAAAGCCCAGAAGGAGGCGCGAGCTCGGGCCGAGGCCACGCTCAAACTGCTGCAGGCTCAGG GTGTGGAGGTGCCGTCCAGAGACTCGATGCCGAAGAAGAAGCCGGTTTACGGAgacaagaggaagaagaagcagCCCAACGCTCCGACCCCTGAAG AAACGTCAGAGGTGATGTCACCCACGCCGGAGACGCCAGAGCCTGTTGCCATGGAGACGGAGGCGGTGACCCCGGCTGTGGCGCCCG agGTGAAGCCAGAAGCTGCTGTAGACGACTGGGAGGCCATCGCCACAGATGAAGAGAAAG agatgaAGAAAGTCCACATCGAGGTGAAGGAGGAGATGGCCGCTGCTCCTCGGCCGGCCGGCAGcgaggaagacgaggaggaggaggaggacgatgatgatgatgaggaggaagacgaCGATGACGGCGGCGATGAGGAGGAAAGCGAGGAAGAGGCAGAGAAGCAGGCGCCGCCAGCAACGGCGTTGGGCACTCAGGGGGCGAAGAGACGAGCGGCGAAGGAGAGCGAAGAGGAGAGCAGCGAGAGTGATGATGACGATGGTAGGACGAAGGACGAGAGACGCTACGACCGCGCCAAGAGGAGGatcgag aaacgTAAAGCTGAGAACATGAGGAACATTGACCTGGACCGGCTGAGAGCTCCGGTGGTGTGTGTGCTGGGACACGTCGACACCGGGAAGACCAAGATCCTCGACAAG ctgcgaCACACTCACGTTCAGGACGGCGAGGCCGGAGGAATCACGCAGCAGATCGGAGCCACAAACGTCCCGAAAGAGACGATCGAGGAGCAGACGAAGATGGTTAAAAAC TTTGACAAAGACAACCTCCGGATCCCGGGCATGCTGATCATCGACACACCAGGACACGAGTCCTTCAG taatctgAGGAACAGAGGCAGCTCTCTGTGTGACATAGCCATCCTGGTGGTGGACATCATGCACGGCCTGGAGCCCCAGACGCTGGAGTCCATCAACCTGCTCAAGGAGAAGAAGTGCCCCTTCATCGTCGCCCTCAACAAG GTGGACCGTCTGTACGACTGGAAGAAGAGTCCGGAGACGGACATCGTGACCACGCTgaagaagcagaagaagaaCACCAAAGACGAGTTTGACGAGAGAGCCAAGGCCGTCATCGTGGAGTTCGCTCAGCAG ggTCTTAATGCCGCCCTGTTCCACGAGAACAAAGACCCCCGGACCTTCGTGTCGTTGGTTCCTACCTCGGCCCACAGCGGTGACGGGATGGGAAACCTCATCGCCCTATTGGTCGAGCTCACGCAGACCATGCTCGCCCGCCGCCTAGCACACTGCGACGAGCTGCGAGCGCAGGTCATGGAG gtgaaagCGCTGCCCGGGATGGGAACCACGATCGACGTCATCCTGATCAACGGGTGTCTGCGGGAGGGAGAGACCATCATCGTGCCGGGGGTGGAGGGACCAATCGTAACGCAGATCAGAGGGCTGCTGCTGCCCCCCCCTCTCAAGGAGTTGCGAGTCAAG ACGCAGTACGAGAAGCACAAGGAGGTGTCCACGTCTCAGGGAGTCAAGATCCTGGGGAAAGATCTGGAGAAGACGCTGGCAGGACTCCCCCTGCTGGTCGCTCACAGGGAGGACGAGATCCCAGTCCTCagg gatGAACTAGAGCGAGAGCTTAAACAGACTCTGAGCTGTATCAAGCTGGAGGAGAAAGGCGTTTACGTCCAGGCCTCCACGCTGGGATCTCTGGAGGCTCTGCTGGAGTTCCTCAGGACATCTAAAGTCCCC taCGCGGGCATCAACATCGGTCCGGTTCATAAGAAGGACGTGATGAAGGCGTCGACGATGCTGGAGCACGACGTACA GTACGCGGTGATCTTGGCGTTTGACGTGAAGGTGGAGCGGGAGAGTCAGGAGATGGCCGACAGTCTGGGAGTCCGGATTTTCTCGGCCGAGATCATCTACCATCTGTTTGACTCTTTCACCAAGTACAGGGAGGACTACAAGAAGGCCAAGCAGGACGAGTACAA GAACATCGCGGTGTTCCCGGTGAAGCTGCGTATTCTTCCTCAGTTCATCTTTAACTCCAGAGATCCCATCGTGATGGGCGTCACCGTGGAGGCCGGAGTCCTGCGGCAGGGGACGCCGCTCTGTGTCCCCACTAAAGGG tTTGTGGACATCGGCATCGTGACGAGCATCGAGATGAACCACAAGTCAGTGGACAGCGCTAAGAAGGGCCAGGAGATCTGCATCAAGATCGAGCCCATCCCGGGAGAGTCGCCCAAGATGTACGGACGCCACTTTGAAGCCACCGACCTGATGGTCAGCAAG ATCACACGGGCGTCCATCGACGCTCTGAAGAACTGGTTCAGAGACGACATGCAGAAGACTGACTGGCAGCTGATCATGGAGCTGAAGAAGACCTTCGAGATCATctga